The following coding sequences lie in one Arachis stenosperma cultivar V10309 chromosome 5, arast.V10309.gnm1.PFL2, whole genome shotgun sequence genomic window:
- the LOC130981444 gene encoding zinc finger protein JAGGED-like, protein MRPEGNPLDLNNLPDDYNRDHGKQLLQDTFSPGCRKKKSGGGKDGKEECRKVYECRFCSLKFCKSQALGGHMNRHRQERETETLNHARQLVFAAHQPPPHLGCCQDPTAAALRFPRYFSASSTSSTASASHHQPYLYASPSRPPPVSFAPPPHDYYVGHVLSTNYGGAAESSAGAGGGSYTCIGAAVVGQAGKEREQEGSLNWGRSSSTSGSQPHHRLDPPSAINRFQDGF, encoded by the exons AT GAGACCAGAAGGAAATCCATTAGACCTTAACAATTTGCCTGATGACTACAATAGAGATCATGGCAAACAACTCCTCCAAGACACCTTCTCTCCCG GTTGCAGGAAAAAGAAAAGCGGCGGCGGTAAGGATGGAAAAGAGGAGTGTAGGAAGGTGTAtgagtgtagattttgttccctCAAGTTCTGCAAGTCCCAGGCTCTTGGGGGACACATGAACCGCCACCGCCAAG AGAGGGAAACAGAGACGCTGAATCATGCCCGTCAGCTGGTGTTTGCTGCTCATCAACCTCCACCTCACTTAGG ATGCTGTCAAGACCCAACAGCCGCAGCTCTCAGATTCCCAAGATACTTCTCTGCGTCATCCACGTCATCAACCGCTTCAGCATCTCATCATCAGCCCTATCTATACGCTTCACCATCCAGGCCACCGCCGGTCTCCTTCGCTCCTCCTCCTCACGATTACTACGTGGGCCATGTCCTCAGCACCAACTATGGCGGTGCGGCAGAGTCATCAGCAGGAGCAGGAGGAGGCAGTTACACGTGCATAGGTGCAGCGGTGGTGGGACAAGCAGGGAAGGAGAGGGAGCAGGAAGGGTCGTTGAATTGGGGAAGATCATCATCAACATcgggatcacagcctcatcatcGTTTGGATCCTCCTTCAGCGATCAATCGGTTTCAAGATGGGTTCTAA